Proteins encoded together in one Onychomys torridus chromosome 1, mOncTor1.1, whole genome shotgun sequence window:
- the LOC118573956 gene encoding ferritin light chain-like: protein MSSQVHQNYSTKVEAAVNHLVNLHLWASYTYLSLGYYFDRDDMALEGVGHFFPELAKEKREGAEQLLKMQNKWGGRTLFQDVQKPSQDEWGKSQEAMEAALALEKSLNQTLLDLHALASAHTDPHLCDFLENHFLDEEVKLIKKMGNHLTNLHRVASPSQHRLVCPHHLWSSTSSREAHSQA, encoded by the coding sequence ATGAGCTCCCAGGTTCATCAGAATTATTCCACCAAAGTGGAGGCTGCAGTAAACCACCTGGTCAACTTGCACCTGTGGGCCTCCTATACCTACCTCTCTTTGGGCTACTATTTTGATCGGGATGACATGGCTCTGGAGGGTGTAGGCCACTTCTTCCCAGAATTGGCCAAGGAGAAGCGCGAGGGCGCAGAGCAGCTGCTCAAGATGCAGAACAAATGGGGAGGCCGCACACTATTCCAGGATGTGCAGAAGCCATCTCAAGATGAGTGGGGGAAATCCCAGGAGGCCATGGAAGctgccttggccctggagaagagcCTGAACCAGACCCTGTTGGATCTTCATGCCCTGGCTTCTGCTCACACAGATCCTCACCTCTGTGACTTCCTGGAAAACCACTTCCTGGATGAGGAGGTGAAGCTCATCAAGAAGATGGGCAACCACCTGACCAACCTCCACAGGGTGGCCAGCCCCAGCCAGCACAGACTGGTGTGCCCCCACCATCTCTGGTCGAGTACTTCTTCGAGAGAGGCTCACTCTCAAGCATGA